TTGCTTTGACAATACTAGCTTCGTGCCCTGTTGTTGCATGATGTCTTGTTTTGTACAGCGTGATTGCTTATGAGAGCACTTTTGTAGATGGCTTCTGTGCATGAATCTTGAAGTCTCCAAGTGCATCGATTGAGTTACAGAACCCCAAGAATTCTTGCTTCATAAGAAACTGTTTGCGCTTGTGAGGATGATTAATGATTTTAATTGATCAATCTATCAACCTTAGGCGAAAATGATAGATTTGTGAGTGTAAAAATTACCCTAAGAGGATTGGAAGGGCAATGGGTAAAGATAGACTAACCGTTATAAAATTTATAAAGCTTTGAAAGGAAAATTATGTCAAATAAAAAATCCAATCTATATCCCGAAAGGTCCAATGAAAAATCTAATTACTTAGAAGGGGAGACAATGCTGGATGTAAATCAAATTTTGTATTCAATTATTTCAAAATCATAAAAGTTTTTTAGTGTCTATTATAGGTGATTGAATCTACGATCAAAGATTTATCAACTTGGGCCACCAGCAACCTATGGAAAGTGATAATCATAAAATTCTTGGCACCAGTGGGGTGTCGGCCAAAGAGAATCCGATAGTCAAATCAGCGTTACAGAAAGCCAAAAGAGATGCAATATATGGGAATGCAGATGTTGTCTATGGTGTAAGGCACAATGGGGGAAAATATTTTTAGTGTGAGAATCTGTAAGTATATCTTGAtcaaaagaggagagaagatCCAAGAAAATTGAGCAAGATAGGAAAAAAGAAGACCCCTCCAACAGTCGAGGGTTTTGTTTATATATCGTGCTTGGGAGGATACGTGTCATTTGGACCATGCGAGGTGTCAATCAAAATAGTCATTGGGAAAAATTGGTTGTATTTGGTTTGTGTCAGAGGTAGGTATGATGTTGCGACTTGGTGTCAAGGATAGGACGAATGTCGATTTTGCGTCAGAAGCAAGGTCTGAAACAATGAGATTTTAGGAGAAAATTTCAAGGTAAGAGCAACCGCAGCAATCACGGTAAACTCATACGCAACGGTATATCTAGAGTTTTTGGGacacttttttttgttaaaaaacaTCACACATCAGAGACGATAAATGAAATGTGATATTGACATTTCGTTACAGTgcaacaacaaaacaaattgaTCCTATAGGACATTGGATGAATATTATATTGTATTTTCTCTCTCCCCAAGCGTGAAAGATGAAATGCGGAACTCGTGTGAAAGATCGAAGTCAAAAGAGGAAGCCGCCTTCTTCGATCTTCATTCTCATAGTGTTTCATTGCTTAATATAGATAATTTCTACTACAATGTCGTCCACACAACTCAACAACCGATTCATAACCAAATATTTCAACAACTATATTCGTAACCACACAACCCAATAATCACAAAATAGTCACACAATTCAACCACCATATTTGTAGCCACACAAGCAAACAACCACAAAATAGTCACACATTTCAACTACCacattattataataataatgttaattatttaacattaataattattttcattattaaTGTTAATGTCAATTGACTATTATTTAATatgataatattttatattataatagttttaaaatatattaactttaaattaataaaatgactatagaaatgaatatttaaatgatttagagtctgGTTTAGAGTGTCTAATGTGTGtatgtattttttgaaaaactgaaaatctATGAAAAGTGTGCAAAAATTGaacatttaaaatttttgttaagAGTGTTGTGGATGGTCTAACAGCTCTATTATTAGTGACAAGATAGGTATAGACTTTGAGGTATGCTTGAGGCTTTCAATGGGAAGGACGTACAGCTCGAGGACTGTTTCGAGGTTTATTTGAGATGACATGGGAAAAGGATTGGTGGAATTATTCTAGCAATCCCACATGATCTGCATCTTTGAATGCATTGGTTATGATGTTGTCAAATCCAATACATGGttgcattggatggtggagatTAGATGATATtgctaaaataattttaatccCCTATCCCGATGACATGAGGTTGAACTCGATGTCGAGACCACGTAAGGTCAAGATGACATGAGGTCGTGGTGACGAGCAAACCTATCGAGCAAAAGTTAACGAGGCTGGTCGTTTGGGCAGGAGGCCCAGCCCTGAAGCTTAGTTCATTCATTAGGGCCTGTTTGGAAATCCTGATAGATAGGTACCAGGGAGGGATGAACATGTCCACTCTAACATGGTGTTTGGTGCTTGACACCAAAGAATAATTTTGGCATCTTCCAATTTAGACTCtaacaatttaaaaaaataaaagggattCCATTTTCCAGCGCAAATCCAGCAATTAACATGATCAGGGACAAAACAGTCATTATAACGCTAATCCACGACTGATcagagagaagagaaaggtCCGACCAGCTTAGAATCCGCAAATAATTCAAAGTAGCTTCTAAATTCTCTCCCTCATCTTTGAAGTCCGACGTACATCCCGTCGAGTTCGTCTCCGTACATCCCGTCGAGTTCGTCTCCGTACATCCCGTCGAGTTCGTCTCCGTACGACCGACAATCAAATCGAGAACCATGCCTTCCCGTAGAAGAACCCTCTTGAAGGTTATCATCCTCGGTGACAGCGGGTCAGTCATATGTGTGAATTCTATTTTATGTGTATAAGTATGATCGAGAGTTGTAAACTgcaatttttagggtttcagaTCGATTCTTAAATTTGATTGTTTTGATTGATCTTGATTCATGTTGATCATCAATTAGTGTTTGTTTGATCCAGTAATGGAACTCTATGGTTATGGTTAGACTTATCTGGAACTAAACACATCTTCAGATACATATTTTAATGTTTCTATTGTCTCTTGCTCAATTGTCTTGCtgaattgtttaatttttgaagtatttgtttttgtgtgattttcaGGGTTGGAAAGACCTCTTTGATGAATCAGTATCCTTTTTATATGTGACTATTGTAACAACAACTGGTACTATACTCCATGTTGATAGAATACTACTAGATGCAAATAGGTAGAATGCTTTTGGTATGTGTCTGCCTTGACATCTTGCTTTCAGATATGTAAATAAGAAGTTTAGCAATCAGTACAAGGCAACTATTGGAGCGGATTTTTTGACGAAGGAAGTTCAGTTCGAAGATAGGCTCTTTACCTTGCAGGTTAGTTGTAGTAATGATTAATTGGCAGCGTCATAATTTCCCATTAAAATAAGCATGATCTTATAGTAGTATTTGGGTGAACTTAACTGCCTTATTTTGGATGCCTTTGCATTGTTAGTCAATAGAAGCTATTGAGTTGAATGGCTTCCATAGTTGTTTTTATCGTTGTTTAATGATCTTTCTACATTCTTGTTTGGATATGTTGATGGCTTAGTTTAAACTACATAACTTAGAGAGGGCTAGAGTATGTTGAAGCCACAGAGGaagcaatttgaaatatttCGAGTACTAATATGCATTCCATTAAATGGGCTCAACCATTTTCCAATTTTGTAATAATGGTACATTCGTTAGGCTATTAGATGACAACGTGGCCGAATGATGGACATATTAAAGGTGAGAATGCTGCATTGGATGTGCGGCAATGTAAATGATTTGGGTATGTGCAACCAAAGACTTTGATGTGGCGGTGCAAAGTGCCCAATAAACTCAAGTTGAGGGGTCCTCGGGGATACTAAAAAAGACATGGATATTGTTTGGTATTGAGGATTTGATGATAATTTGTTTGAACTTTTACTTTTGGTTATTTATAGATTCGGGGCATTTTAGTAAACAAGGGTCTTGTATTAAGCCAAGCAACTCCGATTATTTTTCTGCGTTGTTTAGAGATTGTTTATGTTttagaaaattaatattttttttggaggaGGAATATTTCATTTTCCATGTGGGATTAGAACTTAGAGCTCTGTATGAGGAAGTCTTGTAGAAGCAATTACAGCAGGGAATTGTATGGATGAATTTATTTGGGAAGACTGTCAAACTTTTTCTGATTGGAGACTTCCGAAAggcctcagttatatatatacacatataagtgtgtataaatatatatatatatatttcttgttcttctcgACTTCTTAAGAAACCCCGAATAATGTATCTATTATGAGTTGATTCATAGTTGTCAAAAGCGCACAAGGCGCTCACCTAGGCGCAGCCTCTACGCCTGGGACAGTAACCAGGCGCTGGCCTTGCTAAAGCGCACGCCTAGGCGAGCGCCTCTTCTCAGGCGACGAGCGCAAGGCGCAGCACCTTGTCAATTTCACTCACAGATCGATGGGTTTCTaggtttttatttaaaaaaaaataaaaccaaaatgaaaaaaaataaaactacagAGTCTTATTGAGAAGAACCCGAAGAAACCTAAGGTTGCTGACTGCCGAAGAAGTGAAGCGAACACCGAAGGAGGATTTCAGAGTTCAGACCCATCAAAGTGTAACTGTGTAAGTCACCGATtctatctctctctcctcctcttcttcccgaCCATTGTTGTGCGATTCAATCGATGAGAGAGAGAAGGCACGCCGAAGAACACATAGACGGAAGGTTGAAGACGACTCtatgtcttttcttttttttttgaataaataaatcacCGTATTATgtagttttatttttccttaaatgggaaataaagaagaaaaaatctgGCAGGTTCTTATTggtccctatttttttttttactttcaggCTTGTCTCTAATCAAGAAATCATCAAACATGTGCCACTAATAATACTTTATAATCAACAAAACTAAGAAAATACATAAAGAATGGCAAGAAGTAAAGGAAGTAGTATATTAATGTTTGGGAATAATATAtagatttattttataattagttATATGGATATGTAATagtgaaaaattattatttggGAATAATATATAGATTTATTTCATAATTGGTTGTATGGATACTTTAAGAGTAGAATTTCTCTATTTAttagaattatttttatttttatttttaattttgcacTTTTCTTCGCTTGGGCATGCGCTTTAAGTGCGCCTTGCGCCTCAGGCGATAGAAGACCTTTGCGCCTTGAGTGCACCTAGCGCCTTTGACAACTATGATTTGATTATCTTTTAAAATTACATTGCGTTAGACCCTTAAAGAATGAGTGTAGTGGAAATAAGATTGTTGTGTTGTCAACCTATGGAATGATACGATAAGAAACAAGACTATGTGATCTAGAGCAGGGGTACTATCAATTGAATATAAGATCCAAGAAAAGCAGCAAATATGTTTTGGTCATTAACAACATAGAGATATTGGTGTGCCCATGTGTAGACTTGAAATAATTCTTGCAGGGTATACAAAAAGTCCATTGAGGTTATGTTGGAATTTAAGTATTTAAACATATGTTGGAATTGAGCTTACTGTTTGCTCATAAGTGTCAGGTAAGTTAATTATTTGTGTTGCTTTTTCCTGCCAACAAATAACCACACATTTGGTTTTGGTCTTAGCACATCATGTATGATCGGGTGCTTTACGGCTGCAGCATGTGCAATGATGATTACGCCTTTCAAAACTCCTAAACGCAAATATCTTAATGATTGAATGTTGAAAATGCTTAATATGATCATTTTGCTTAgtcaattttttctttcaggGAAAAAAATCCTTGATGAATTCAGAATGCGATGcacattttatttatattatgatTACCTGACTCGTATTTTTATGCACTGTCCACTTCCTCTACTCTTTTGTGCGACAACTTCTCACTTGCTATGTATGTAGACATGGTGTTATGTTACCTGACCTTAGAGTCCGCAAAGAGTTTGTATATGGAATAATCATGTTAAATTAATATCAGTTACATCGTTAAACTCTTTTTCCTGTGAAATTTATCATTCGGGCCTCAATGCCAAAAGATTCGGTAACCCTTTTTATGTTTGTGGCAGATTTGGGATACAGCTGGCCAGGAAAGATTCCAAAGTTTAGGTGTTGCTTTCTATCGTGGTGCTGATTGTTGTGTTCTTGTTTATGATGTCAATTCAATGAAGTCATTTGACAACCTTAACAACTGGAGGGAAGAATTTCTTATTCAGGCATGCATTATTCTCCTTTACGAGTTTTGCcaacaaaattttacaaaatggaACAAATTCTCTTCAAGTGGTAGtatcaaagaaaatatttaagttCTAATGATAACTGATTTTGCAGGCAAGTCCCTCGGATCCCGAAAACTTTCCATTTGTTGTTTTAGGAAACAAAGTTGACGTTGATGGAGGAAACAGTAGAGTGGTACGTAATTCCTCCACTTTGTTCTAACTCTCTCCccctgtttctctctctctccccattCCCCCAAacccatctctttctctctgaaGTGCACTCATGCTCATGCCTGAAGATATTCATATGCTCACAAGTCACACCACCAAACTGTCTGGCCCTGGCACAGAAGTATCTTCCCTAGTATGCCATGGGGGGTATGCAGGTTAAATCCTGCAACCACAGGGCATGTCCTGTACCGTCAAAACAAGTGGGTAAAACAAGAGACACGTACATAAATTTGTGCATGCTGAGAATAACAAACGTAGACAACGGCACACACGTGTTTGGAACCACACACTTCTTACTTTTCTGATCCATTTACAAATTAGATGCTATTTCTTTTGAACCTTTCAGGTTTCGGAGAAAAAAGCTCGAGCGTGGTGTGCCTCGAAAGGAAATATTCCGTACTTTGAGACCTCTGCCAAGGAAGGCATTAATGTGGAAGAAGCTTTTCAGTGCATAGCAAAGAATGCCCTAAAGAGTGGTGAAGAGGAGGAGATGTAAGTTATATTACCCAAATTCATCTGCTTGCTAGCATAATTATATTATTCGTAGTTCTTCATCAACTACTCTGGCCACTTTGTTTCCATTGGGATTGATTGGTCAAAAATGTTGCTAAGATATTGCTTGATTTTCTGGTCTGTGAAGATGCGTATAACTTTCTTTTATATAAGCAAAGATGCATATAACTTACCTCCATCTTTCTAATATTGTCTGATAGGGTTATGAATCTTATGTATGATAATGAGCATTTTATATCATTCATTGTTCTTGGCGGGGACTCGGTTTATCCAATTTCTAGCTGTACACTACATAGTAGGctaccattgagaaatttttATGGGACACCAGACGTGTAGTGCTTGAATGAGCGCTTCTCCTACAATGACTGTTTGATCCAAGAgtcttcatttttttcccctttcaagGTTACTGCTCCTCACACCCATTGGATCAATGATCGTGCAGTGCGATCATTGTAGGAGAGCCAGATTCAAAAAGTGCTTAGGGGACTCTTTCTACTGTCTagaatttttaatatattgGCTTCTTGATGTCCATAGATTCACTGTAGTTACTTATCTGTCTTTATGAGCTTAATTTCAATTATCATATTAGATTTGTTTCTATCAGAAATTAGACATATCCTGTTATACTTGTCCTGTGATAACCTTGCACTGTGCTGCTGTGCATGATCTAGCTTGAGTTCAATTTTTGTTGTAAATTATGCATGTTTATATTGTTTTGAACAAGCCGGAAATGGTACTGATATAAACTTTTTCGTGTTTTCTTTTTGCCGGGGGTTTACCTATACGAAGTTACCTGCCTGACACCATTGATGTTGCTACCAACAATCAGCCAAGATCAACTGGGTGTGAGTGCTAAATGACGCCTGTGGCCTATTTTTTTCCCAGCTGCAAATGCTTGAAACTATGTCCCTTTTTAGCGGTTATTTGTGTGTATGGATCTAGACTGTAAATTAACGTTGTCGGGAAAACAAATTGATCTATTGGTTCAGGTCTTGGCGCTTTTTATTGAAGTACTCCTTGATGTAATTTAATTGAATGTTGGGCATTCTCCAATTATTGATTGCATTCCTGCCGTCCTTATGGTGTTATGAAGATAGTGTCATCTAATAAGGGGGCTGATGTCTTAGTTAGCTATCTATGGAAGTGCACCTTTTCACCACCGGATGTTCATTCAGTACGAGATTTTGTTGAATATCCTGTCTGAACGATTATCTTCTTTGGCTCGCCATCTCTTTATCTTGAATATCTCATGATGGTAGAACCATCTTCTGGTCTTGGCCTTGAGTATGATATACTAGGCTTTCTAAGCCAGCAGAGTCCTTAGATCCCTCTTTCTTTTTACCCAAATGGTTGACACAAACGGTTTCTCTACAGTAACTCTTTTAGTACTTCCCTTTGGAGTtgctattattattgttatatttTCATGTGGTATTATTGTTCAGATACATATATTAATATCAGTATTCAGAAACTTGTTTCATGTGTGTAGTTTCCCACAGAGATCTCGAGAATTGAAGTCTTGAATCAAAATTGAAATTCGGAGACAGAAATATATGTATTGGTAgggtttggcagtgtgttttaACTGTGTTCAGGTGCACCGCACCTCACAGTACTACAGTTTTTTGTCAcacgtcaaacagcttttgcgttccaactcacctcatagcaccagttttttacctcacagcacctctacacacctcacagcatcaccaaacgcttacaatatatgttgaattgtcctacgtaatccaattaggtcaattattttattttagattaatgtacaatgtaaacgttaagtgattttatattaatattattatctaatataatcgtaatttagatatcgcaccacagttttaaaagtgatgcgccaaacagctttttgcttTCCAACTCGCCTCACAGCGCcatagttttataactcacagtaCCGCTCAACACTCTCAAACAGGACCATTAAGATATTGCTACTTTCTCAATAAAACTATAATCTTGACTATTCAAAACCAAAAATCTTGCTTCAATCCTTAGGCTCAAGGAGTTCATACGCATGGTTGGACGACCATAAGTAGAGACATGCCCAGAAAGCAAGCCCAGATACGAGCAAGGCGGAGAGACCAACTAATGCTAGAAAACTCAGATTTTGTGTATTACTAAAATAATCCTTCTCTTCAGATTTAGTGGTTTTGACGATTTCATGGTGTTCAAGCGATGGAAACAGAATCATCTGAACTGTAGGATCGAAAAAGTCCTTTATTCCATGAACAATGGCATGTCCATCATCGTAAATGTTCCAATCAATGACGTCGACCATGTTGATTTCAGCCTGGATTTCGGAATCCAAATTAGTCTTCGTTAGTTGAGTATTCACCACAACAGGATGGCATGGAAGGAGTGTTTTGATTGCCGAATGCATTTGAAGAGCACCACTTGTTAACTCGAGATCCTCCCTTTGAAGATAAAACGGGGTTACGTGGTATGCAACGAGAGTCGGCAGCGGCTGCACGTACCTTGAGAGTGCGTAGGCAACGTCAGTTGCACAAAATATGGTAAAACTGGTGGAGTTGTGGTTTCCTATTAGATACTTAGAGTGGTCTTGAGATTCCATGCCACGGCATTGTAATCCTTCTCTTTAAGGGCACTAGTGATTCCGGAGACATTAAAGCCATCATGTGTGCTATTGTGGGAGTCTTCTTGGCTTGCTTTCCCAGTGAAGAATAGTGTTGAAAGCAAGAAGAAGGCGAGGAGAAGAACAACCTTTGTCTTGCTAGCCATGAAAGAAGAGaatctgatgatgatgatgaaacaaTTGAGGAAGATTGTATGATGGTAAGAATTAAGGCTCTGTGACTGGTATTTATAGAGACAACTTTGTTGGACTTCTTATAATTCTAATAGTAGTCGATTTTGCATATCATAATTGGTATGCTAATTTCCATGACTAACGAAAGGTGTATATtgtaaagaaaattaataaatagaAGCTTTGAGGCGTGAATACACTGTCCTTAAGACAGATTATTGCCACTACACTTCGAACAATAATCAGCCTTACAGGATTCAACAAAGCGTACACTCTCACAAGAATTTTcaaaggaaaagagaagaattgaaaaaatataaagaGACAGTTATGGACTTGTGTTTATATAGATATTCTTATTGGTAGTTATATCATGTGAGGCAACAACATCATATGTCTATTACAATCAGACATCTTGAACCAACATGTCCCTCCAAAAGTAACTTCCTAAAGAAGCTATTTAACTAACTATTTTACACAAATTCAAAACTGCTTATACGTATTAGAGTCATGACTATTGGGGTATGTTCATGTCTATCCATTACTTTACAATCTATACAACAATCCCACACTAGAATGTAAAGAATATCTAGTTCTGTTAGTTGTATTCCTTTGTATCAGCATGAATCAATGGTATCAAATATTAAACCATTTTATTGTAGTTATCTCAAAGTTCATTAAAGTAAATGGTGAGCAATCTTAAACCACAACTTTGTTAATATGAATTGGAAATAACACACATGCCAATATTTCTTTTGAGAATTATATAGTAGCACTTTTATGGCCTTGTGCTCTCTCCTGATTTCATGACCATGCTAAAAACAACTCAATTCTTTGATAGAAGTGGCACCACTTCTATGTTCATATAGGTGACATTCCCTTAAGTCTTTGCTACTAAGACACATCTTTTCATGGAATGCATTAAGATTATAACTGAACCTCTCGACTTGTAGCAAATAGCACTAATCCAAACTGAATGAGATACCAGAATTATGTCAGTGTTTCGACTAATCACACAACAACTTGTTATTACCCATTAAATCCTATTTTGACAAAAGTCTAGGATTGAGTTTCCATTATTGGTTATTTTTCTATGGGTTTTAGTCCCATTCCTATGGATGTATTTTTCACCATGTCTCGAGACAAACCTTTGGTGAAAGGATCGACAAGATTCTTAAATGTACGTACAAAAACAATTGATATAACTCCATCTGAAATCAATTGACGTACATATTCGTACCTTAGACATATATGTCTAGACTTGCCATTGTACACTTTATTGTACGCTCTAGACAGCGTTGCTTCACTATCACAATAGAGAGAGATAGCCGGCATTGGTTGTGGCCACAACTCAATTTCATACAACATATTTCTTAACCATTCGGTTTCTCTTCTTGCAGCGGCTAAGGCAATAAATTCGGATTTCATAGTAGAGTAAGAGATGCATGTTTGCTTCTTAAAAGCCCATGAAACAGCACCACCACCAAGTAAAAACATCCAACCGGTTGTTGCCTTGTTTCCATGTTCACTTGTAATCTAGCTAGCATCCGAATATCCTTCTAATATAGTTGGATTTTTCGTATAATGTAGACCTCCCATAATAGATCTTTTAAGATATCCAAGAACTCATTTGATTGCTTTCCAATGGTCTATACTAGGATTACTAGTACATCGTGACAATTTACAAACTGCAAAAGCAATATCTGATCTTGTACAATACATGACAtacattagacttcctattacaCTCACATATTCAAGTTGAGCAATAGCTCTACCCAAATTCTCAACTAATTTGATACTTGAATCATATGGAGAACAAAGCTTCTTAATCTAAGATGTGAGAACTTTGTAAGCATTTTCTCAACATAATGAGTTTGATTCAAAGCATAACCCCCACTATGTTTTGTCACCTTGATTCCTAAGATAGTATCCACTTCATTTAAGTCTTTCATCTGGAAAGCAGAAGTTAAATAATTATTGTATAGATTGTAAAGTAATGGATAGACATTAACATACCCCAATAGTCATGACTCTAATACGTATAAGCAGTTTTGAATTTGTGTAAAATAGTTATTAAAATAACTTCTTTAGGAAGTTACTTTTGGAGGGACTTGTTGGTTCAAGATGTCTGATTGTAATAAACATTTGATGTTATTGCCTCACATGATATATACACTTATCAACATTATCATGTTTGAATCCAATACTTAAAATAACGGAATCAAAtttttcatgccattgttttggcGTTTGTTTCAAACCAGACAATGACTTGACTAATTTAAATACTTTAATTTCATTTCCTGATAGAACAAACCCTTTTGGCTGTTCCATATAAACTTCCTAATCGAgatcaccatttaaaaatgttgTCTTTACATCTATTTGATGTACATGTAAATCATATATCGACGCTAAAGCCACAAGAACTCGAATGGAAGTAATATGTGCTACAGGAGCATACGTATCAAAATAGTCAATGCCATGTATTTGTTTGAAACCTTTAGCAACTAATCTTGATTTGAACATTTGAATTGAACCATCTGTGTTCAATTTCCTTCTAAAAACCCACTTGCAACCTATAAGTTTAGAACCTGAGGGTAAGTCTACTAGTACCCACGTATTGTTGGATACTATTGAGTCCATTTCATTATCAATAGCCTCTTTCCAAAAGGCTGCATCTCTTGATGTCATGGCCTCCTTGAAACTTTTCGGATTACTATCTTCTATATTCAACACAATATGTATTTCATTTAATACCATCTCTCTACTGCCCTCGACAAGAAAAGCAATAGCTTATGAAGAAATAAAATCAGATCCAAAAGATTTTTCTTTCCTAGCCCGCTGACTTCTTCTTGGCTCATCAAACTCATTAAATAATTTCCTTTTCTCACTTAGAGAATTTGAACGGGCAATCAAGCATTGTATCTTTGTTGGAAGTATTCTCTTGTGAAGCTTTTGAATCATTGACAAATTGATTTtctaagaaaatcaaatcccttGATTC
This genomic stretch from Tripterygium wilfordii isolate XIE 37 chromosome 22, ASM1340144v1, whole genome shotgun sequence harbors:
- the LOC119990327 gene encoding ras-related protein Rab7, producing the protein MPSRRRTLLKVIILGDSGVGKTSLMNQYVNKKFSNQYKATIGADFLTKEVQFEDRLFTLQIWDTAGQERFQSLGVAFYRGADCCVLVYDVNSMKSFDNLNNWREEFLIQASPSDPENFPFVVLGNKVDVDGGNSRVVSEKKARAWCASKGNIPYFETSAKEGINVEEAFQCIAKNALKSGEEEEIYLPDTIDVATNNQPRSTGCEC